The following coding sequences lie in one Myxococcus xanthus genomic window:
- a CDS encoding acyltransferase family protein, with product MLRALAIVSVLCFHSPESVRRALPEVLRAGFDVGWVGVDLFFVLSGYLIGRQVFATEDAAPLGLQLRTFWIKRWMRTLPLYFLVLAFHGLKPWLLGTPFVGGGWHYLVFLQNYVGVRDFVQSWSLCVEEHFYVVLPLLAFGLRARSAPAWAWLMPLLLSLGARAWEVHTAAPGQLPAEQWVRLQWRTHLHLDGLAVGVFLAKTAPRWQRWPQAWRGACGAMGALLLGVTLAVCVPHLPDWGGVWIFAGLAMGFGGLLVATEAVALPVPLRGLVYQTAVLSYGTYLWFWVVVRVFERQSLTLGVWGLDLLAFITVTHGLAWVTYVAVERPALRLRDRLLAWQSSRAEARDGVVAPGR from the coding sequence ATGCTTCGGGCTTTGGCCATCGTTTCGGTGCTCTGTTTCCACTCCCCGGAGTCCGTGCGGCGGGCCCTGCCGGAGGTGCTCCGTGCCGGCTTCGACGTGGGCTGGGTGGGCGTGGACCTGTTCTTCGTCCTCTCCGGCTACCTCATTGGTCGGCAGGTGTTCGCGACGGAGGACGCAGCGCCTCTGGGACTTCAGCTCCGCACGTTCTGGATCAAGCGGTGGATGCGAACGCTGCCGCTCTACTTTCTCGTCCTCGCCTTCCATGGACTGAAGCCATGGTTGCTCGGGACACCCTTCGTGGGAGGAGGTTGGCACTACCTCGTCTTCCTCCAGAACTACGTCGGCGTGCGCGACTTCGTGCAGAGTTGGTCGCTCTGTGTCGAAGAACATTTCTACGTGGTCCTGCCGCTGCTCGCCTTCGGCCTGCGCGCCCGCTCCGCCCCCGCCTGGGCATGGCTGATGCCCTTGCTCCTGAGCTTGGGGGCCCGAGCCTGGGAGGTACACACCGCCGCGCCGGGCCAGTTGCCCGCGGAGCAGTGGGTGCGTTTGCAGTGGCGCACCCACCTCCACCTGGATGGACTCGCGGTGGGTGTCTTTCTCGCGAAGACCGCGCCGCGCTGGCAACGGTGGCCCCAGGCTTGGCGAGGGGCCTGCGGCGCGATGGGCGCCCTATTGCTCGGGGTGACCTTGGCAGTGTGCGTGCCTCACCTGCCGGACTGGGGAGGCGTGTGGATCTTCGCAGGGCTCGCGATGGGATTTGGCGGGCTGCTCGTGGCCACGGAAGCGGTTGCGCTGCCCGTACCGCTGAGAGGTCTCGTGTACCAGACCGCGGTCCTCTCCTATGGCACCTATCTCTGGTTCTGGGTCGTGGTGCGCGTGTTCGAGCGGCAAAGCCTGACCTTGGGTGTGTGGGGATTGGATCTGCTCGCCTTCATCACGGTGACGCATGGGCTCGCATGGGTGACGTACGTCGCAGTGGAGAGACCTGCCCTGCGGCTGCGGGATAGGCTGCTTGCGTGGCAGTCCTCGCGGGCGGAGGCGCGTGACGGGGTGGTGGCACCCGGGCGCTAA
- a CDS encoding YjhX family toxin: MNVSRKELRVLNVLAQGGRILKHKDENGQLTHVACVTPEGWQLSLCTLEVFQQLKRRKLISSVKGGPYLITRLGLQALCGSSKTR; encoded by the coding sequence GTGAACGTCTCACGCAAGGAGCTGCGCGTCCTGAACGTGCTGGCTCAGGGCGGGCGTATTCTGAAGCACAAGGATGAGAACGGGCAGTTGACCCACGTGGCGTGTGTCACGCCAGAGGGCTGGCAGTTGTCGCTCTGCACGCTGGAGGTCTTCCAGCAGTTGAAGCGGCGAAAGCTCATCTCCTCGGTGAAGGGCGGCCCGTACCTCATCACCAGGCTGGGGCTTCAAGCGCTCTGCGGAAGTTCAAAGACACGCTAG
- a CDS encoding TPM domain-containing protein produces the protein MRTWMCWVFLACWALGVPALGATVEEVPRLAANAWSVDTTRTLTPQTLAEVDQLGNALVRDGQGQLAVVVVDTTGSQPPRAFALELFNRWGLGTAGRDDGALLFIALEDRAAEIILGDGVDGPNEQARSDAIMANDVVPAFKRGSPDDAVLEGARGLHQLIVTSELNQPRNAQEAASAWDPRLAESAWSEDSAVTIVSEGPRESEGALNVPALAGGAGLVGAVGLAGRALLRRRPRRCQKCRNPRTRLDEDADDAHLMPGQVREEQLGSVDYDVWWCEPCQDAVVERFGTLFTRHVRCKKCRYVTANKTSRTIRSATYSSGGEIEVTVRCTHCHHTATSRHSTPKLTRSTSLSSSSRSSSSSGGRSSGGGSSGRW, from the coding sequence ATGCGTACTTGGATGTGCTGGGTGTTCCTGGCTTGTTGGGCCCTTGGCGTTCCAGCCCTGGGTGCCACCGTGGAGGAAGTGCCGCGGCTCGCGGCCAACGCGTGGTCCGTGGACACGACCAGGACTCTCACGCCGCAGACGCTGGCGGAGGTGGACCAGCTCGGCAATGCCCTGGTCCGTGATGGCCAAGGCCAGCTCGCGGTGGTGGTGGTCGACACGACGGGGAGCCAGCCGCCGCGCGCCTTCGCGCTGGAGCTCTTCAATCGGTGGGGGCTGGGCACGGCCGGTCGCGACGACGGCGCGCTGCTCTTCATCGCGCTCGAGGACCGCGCGGCGGAGATCATCCTGGGTGATGGCGTGGATGGCCCGAATGAGCAGGCTCGCAGTGACGCCATCATGGCGAACGACGTGGTTCCCGCCTTCAAACGGGGCAGTCCGGACGACGCGGTGCTGGAAGGCGCACGCGGGCTGCATCAGCTCATCGTGACCTCGGAGCTCAATCAGCCTCGCAACGCCCAGGAGGCCGCATCGGCATGGGATCCCAGGCTCGCGGAGTCCGCATGGTCGGAGGACTCCGCCGTCACCATCGTGTCTGAAGGACCGAGGGAGTCGGAAGGTGCCCTGAACGTTCCCGCACTGGCGGGAGGGGCGGGGCTCGTGGGGGCCGTGGGGTTGGCGGGCCGGGCGCTGCTTCGACGCAGACCACGCCGGTGCCAGAAGTGCCGCAACCCGAGGACGCGGCTCGATGAGGATGCCGACGATGCCCACCTGATGCCGGGGCAGGTTCGTGAGGAGCAGTTGGGCTCGGTGGATTACGACGTGTGGTGGTGCGAGCCATGCCAGGACGCGGTGGTGGAGCGCTTTGGAACGCTCTTCACGCGTCATGTCCGGTGCAAGAAGTGCCGTTATGTGACAGCGAACAAGACGAGCCGGACGATTCGCAGCGCGACGTACTCCTCGGGCGGAGAAATCGAGGTCACGGTGCGTTGCACGCACTGTCACCACACCGCGACTTCCCGCCACTCGACGCCGAAGCTCACGCGGTCCACGTCGTTGAGCTCATCCAGCCGGAGCAGCTCTTCGAGCGGCGGGCGTTCGTCGGGCGGTGGCTCGAGTGGGCGCTGGTAG
- a CDS encoding transposase, which produces MVRELVPDAFWQRVAPLLPSPRPKKKLGRPRADDRAALEAIVFVLQSGIPWEMLPRKQFGLSDMTAWRRLEEWTRAGVWEKLQERLLDELGLRGKVDLSRASIDSSSVRASKRGPSRAQARRIERRRVASIISS; this is translated from the coding sequence ATGGTCCGCGAACTCGTTCCCGACGCCTTCTGGCAGCGCGTGGCGCCGCTGCTGCCTTCGCCTCGGCCCAAGAAGAAGCTGGGCCGGCCTCGTGCGGACGACCGGGCGGCGCTGGAGGCCATCGTCTTCGTGCTTCAAAGCGGCATCCCGTGGGAGATGCTGCCTCGCAAGCAGTTCGGCCTGTCGGACATGACGGCCTGGCGCAGACTGGAGGAATGGACCCGCGCAGGCGTGTGGGAAAAGCTCCAGGAGCGGCTGCTGGATGAGTTGGGCCTGCGCGGCAAAGTGGACCTCTCCCGCGCCTCCATCGACTCCTCGTCCGTGCGGGCGTCAAAAAGGGGGCCCTCACGGGCCCAAGCCCGACGGATAGAGCGAAGGCGGGTAGCAAGCATTATCTCCTCGTAG
- a CDS encoding acyltransferase family protein — protein MSETNMGERIEAGRLRQALATLVNPGEARVKQVDGLRAIAIIWVFILHCIWCIGMFIPRDALMAVVNEHATHPLFTFFIRGDLGVDLFFVISGFLISGMLVRELETRGEINLLQFYSRRLLRLMPAYVVVLLLFCLLSGENWRFAWANLLYVNNFIPTAQQCMKWAWSLAIEEQFYLLFPLLLLLCGTSARRNLAVMVALAGVGIAIRAWLIRSHGVELPIIIHERIAPQPFESYNDVFYVKPYTRFGALLIGVAVTELMRGPYRRWVVDTPWSAVLLLAVGIVSWVWVIAPPVFLPGSEWSAVFSITYLSAYHTVFAIGAAAFLLAGFAARGVGAWWGRLLAAKAWHPIARLSYSTYLLHPIIIFGVYTLIGLKEVPSVAQLLGAMTLCWALTLALSLLLYAYVELPFMRMRSAFTRVRLSRE, from the coding sequence GTGAGCGAGACCAACATGGGTGAGCGCATCGAGGCAGGCCGTCTGAGACAGGCCCTGGCGACCCTGGTGAACCCAGGGGAGGCACGCGTCAAGCAGGTGGATGGCCTGCGAGCCATCGCCATCATCTGGGTGTTCATCCTGCACTGCATCTGGTGCATCGGGATGTTCATCCCGCGCGACGCGCTGATGGCGGTGGTGAACGAACACGCGACCCATCCCCTGTTCACCTTCTTCATCCGCGGCGACCTGGGCGTCGACCTGTTCTTCGTCATCAGCGGATTCCTCATCAGCGGGATGCTGGTGCGCGAATTGGAGACGCGGGGTGAAATCAACCTGCTCCAGTTCTACTCCCGCCGCCTGCTGCGGCTGATGCCCGCATATGTCGTGGTGCTCCTGCTCTTCTGCTTGCTGTCAGGCGAGAACTGGCGCTTCGCCTGGGCCAACCTGCTCTACGTCAACAACTTCATCCCCACCGCCCAGCAGTGCATGAAGTGGGCATGGTCCCTGGCGATTGAAGAGCAGTTCTATCTCCTCTTTCCTCTGCTGCTGCTGCTGTGCGGCACGTCGGCGCGACGCAACCTCGCGGTGATGGTGGCGCTCGCGGGGGTGGGCATCGCCATCCGCGCGTGGCTCATCCGGAGCCACGGGGTGGAGTTGCCCATCATCATCCACGAACGCATCGCCCCACAGCCCTTCGAGTCATACAACGACGTGTTCTACGTGAAGCCATACACCCGCTTCGGCGCCCTGCTCATCGGAGTGGCCGTCACGGAGCTGATGCGTGGCCCCTACCGGCGGTGGGTGGTGGACACTCCCTGGAGTGCGGTGCTCCTGCTCGCGGTCGGCATCGTAAGCTGGGTGTGGGTCATCGCGCCGCCCGTCTTCTTGCCCGGCAGCGAATGGTCCGCCGTGTTCAGCATCACCTACCTGAGCGCCTACCACACCGTGTTCGCCATCGGCGCCGCGGCCTTCCTGCTCGCCGGGTTCGCCGCACGCGGAGTCGGTGCGTGGTGGGGCCGATTGCTCGCGGCGAAGGCATGGCATCCCATCGCGCGGCTGTCCTATTCAACGTACCTGCTCCACCCCATCATCATCTTTGGCGTCTACACGCTCATCGGACTGAAAGAGGTGCCCTCCGTCGCCCAGTTGCTGGGAGCGATGACGCTCTGCTGGGCCCTGACCCTGGCGCTGTCACTCCTGCTGTATGCCTACGTGGAGTTGCCCTTCATGCGCATGCGCTCGGCGTTCACCCGCGTCCGGCTGTCTCGCGAATGA
- a CDS encoding type I polyketide synthase encodes MQQKTGDSSALLSRATAALRQLQEQLDAVVRSQREPIAIIGMACRLPGDVQDPSGLWELLRGGRDVIGEIPRERWDFDAFYDPKPQVAGKMYTRHGGFLERVEDFDRGFFDISEREAVQMDPQHRFTLEVTWEALESAGQRLEHLEGSRTGVFLGLSGQDFMLQNMHSGDARRIDPYAGTGTTASIAAGRISYVFGWMGPAMTLDTACSSSLVSVHQAVRSLRSRECDLAVAGGVSLILAPQNNVYFSVLMSQAPDGRCKTFDAAANGFVRSEGCGMVVLKRLSEAMRDGDPIAAVIRGSAINHDGRSNGLTAPNGRAQQMVIRDALRDAGLEPRDIAYVEAHGTGTKLGDPIELAALSAVYGQGRAANEPLAIGSIKTNMGHLEPAAGIAGLIKAALVVRHREVPPHLHLKKPNPLFDWTNAPLRVLTEHSPWFGAGAPARAGVSAFGFSGTNAHVILEGPPGQEARQPCSAGESLHLVPVSARSEAALREQVSRYADWLEQTPGLSLEDFAHTAGARRTHHRFRAAVIGRSRDEVVTALRQQARRPGPWNAPSEPPRLAWAFTALPSHWRAFAATLLKQEPRFAESCRQWSHRFQAGLGVELETWLAGTAPSAVSSGLDLEAPGRFVVAVALADLWRAWGVVPEAVLGHGEALLAAAFVAGRVSPDAVSTALESAARMDTASRASWHAALPLHDTGLPLYSTLSGGWVRGSELTVTGGSVEALPSHVAKLTREGHGLLLELGAELSSPDATLQSVHVISIGEAREPAEALRRAVTLVYTAGASVNWSILSGERGRCVPLPRYPWQHEALWPGGVRNHEARGPQHDWLHPLVQTCTRRDGQEARFTSVLSTRSHPELRDHQVQGRVVFPGAGYFEMARAACMLASGSMDVELRDVDIVQMLSMGSGETTVQVDVKGGTFTITSQDEEGRSRLHAKGQCGPLAVESGNGSAMPALFVAGVGAPQVGPEGMKDFYALLKSRGLDYGPAFALVERLRHDAHRFQAWLKPVSDTRQDIPPALLDAAFHGLAVVEPPGSSGGTFVPVGVKRLRFRGTPRGPTEVLGQWNAEAPAQGVWSCDLLLRNTAGDCIAEVEGFRVKSLRQAPEAGPGEQPDSVLETYVPTWVREETPRAGEARKLQDISRVAVFSDAGGLGEKLCATLSSRGIPWVQVLAGEQSHRVDDTTFVIAPTAPGSVLPHALEACSHAVYLWALDATRPESARRIADAMALTCAGPLSLAQALGGMKQQARILFVTRNAQQVVHASSVPDSTQASLWGFGRSLAQEMPERYGGLLDLDDGPLDAQVDALLSALSTEAGEDQRCLRAGERWVLRLQPAPLRDAAVPGPVELREDGHYLITGGLGDIGLLVAEWMARSKAGHVTLVGRRAPDTAKQARIDAMRAQGLQVHVLQADITDREQVLALVKKLQGPPLRGVIHAAAELADGLIRQHTWESFSRAFAAKVQGALWLDQATRTHALDFFWIFSSASAVLGSAGQSNYAAANTWLDALAIERRATGLPATSINWGPWAGTGLMAQAGERQGMERRGVSLIAPERGIECLPWLLDATAPQVVIGRFTWSKLATLLRTSRFGWLAALGGAGEEAPGALARGMLDGLPAGERREALTALILRLAAQLLPGNRAANEIHPERALFELGLDSLAALHLKDGLQRELSHELPSVVVFDSPTISELATHLLKSIWGEATEAPPASLPTRATPPDTRDDERLVQEIAGLTEDEFDQEVDDLLRDVQ; translated from the coding sequence ATGCAACAGAAGACCGGAGACAGCTCCGCACTCCTGTCGCGGGCCACGGCGGCACTGCGTCAACTCCAGGAGCAGCTCGATGCGGTGGTCCGCTCGCAGCGGGAGCCCATCGCCATCATCGGCATGGCGTGCAGGCTCCCAGGTGACGTCCAAGACCCGTCCGGGCTGTGGGAGTTGCTGCGCGGCGGGCGCGACGTCATCGGGGAGATTCCGCGGGAGCGCTGGGACTTCGACGCGTTCTACGACCCGAAGCCGCAGGTCGCCGGGAAGATGTACACCCGGCACGGCGGCTTCCTGGAGCGTGTTGAGGACTTCGACCGCGGCTTCTTCGACATCTCCGAGCGTGAAGCGGTGCAGATGGACCCGCAGCACCGCTTCACGCTGGAGGTGACGTGGGAGGCGCTCGAAAGCGCGGGGCAGCGGCTCGAGCACCTGGAGGGCAGCCGCACGGGTGTCTTCCTGGGTCTGTCCGGGCAGGACTTCATGCTCCAGAACATGCACTCCGGTGATGCCCGTCGCATCGACCCGTACGCGGGCACCGGGACGACCGCCAGCATCGCCGCGGGCCGCATCTCGTATGTGTTCGGCTGGATGGGTCCGGCGATGACGCTGGACACGGCCTGTTCGTCGTCCCTGGTCAGCGTCCATCAGGCCGTGAGGAGCCTGCGCTCGCGGGAATGCGACCTGGCGGTGGCGGGCGGCGTCAGCCTCATCCTCGCGCCGCAGAACAACGTCTACTTCTCCGTGCTGATGTCCCAGGCCCCAGACGGCCGGTGCAAGACCTTCGATGCCGCGGCCAACGGCTTCGTGCGCAGCGAGGGCTGCGGCATGGTCGTGCTCAAGCGGTTGTCGGAAGCCATGCGAGACGGGGACCCGATTGCCGCCGTCATCCGGGGCTCCGCCATCAACCATGACGGGAGGAGCAACGGCCTCACTGCCCCCAATGGTCGGGCGCAACAGATGGTCATCCGGGATGCCCTGCGCGACGCCGGGTTGGAGCCCCGGGACATCGCCTATGTCGAGGCGCACGGGACGGGGACGAAGCTGGGAGACCCCATCGAGCTGGCGGCGCTCTCCGCGGTGTATGGGCAGGGTCGCGCGGCGAATGAGCCGCTCGCCATCGGTTCCATCAAGACCAACATGGGCCATCTGGAACCCGCGGCGGGAATCGCCGGGCTCATCAAGGCCGCGCTGGTCGTCCGGCACCGGGAGGTGCCTCCGCATCTTCACCTGAAGAAGCCCAATCCCTTGTTCGACTGGACCAACGCCCCGCTTCGCGTCCTCACCGAGCACAGCCCCTGGTTCGGCGCTGGCGCACCCGCGCGGGCGGGGGTGAGCGCGTTCGGCTTCAGTGGCACCAACGCCCACGTCATCCTCGAAGGCCCGCCAGGGCAAGAGGCTCGGCAGCCATGCTCGGCCGGCGAGTCCCTCCACCTGGTGCCCGTCTCCGCGCGCTCGGAGGCAGCACTTCGCGAGCAGGTCTCGCGCTATGCGGACTGGCTGGAGCAGACGCCTGGACTGTCGCTGGAAGACTTCGCGCATACGGCGGGAGCGCGGCGCACGCACCACCGCTTCCGCGCGGCGGTCATTGGCCGTTCCCGCGACGAAGTCGTGACGGCGCTGCGGCAGCAGGCCCGGCGGCCCGGCCCCTGGAACGCCCCCTCGGAGCCCCCACGACTCGCCTGGGCCTTCACCGCGCTTCCCAGTCACTGGCGGGCCTTCGCCGCGACGCTCCTCAAGCAGGAGCCGCGCTTCGCCGAGTCGTGCCGGCAGTGGAGCCACCGTTTCCAGGCAGGGCTGGGCGTGGAGCTTGAGACCTGGCTCGCGGGGACAGCGCCGTCGGCCGTCTCCTCGGGGCTCGACCTCGAGGCTCCCGGACGCTTCGTGGTCGCAGTGGCGCTCGCGGACCTCTGGCGCGCCTGGGGCGTGGTGCCGGAAGCGGTGCTGGGGCACGGTGAAGCCCTGCTCGCGGCGGCCTTCGTGGCGGGACGGGTCTCTCCCGACGCGGTGTCGACCGCGCTGGAATCCGCCGCCAGGATGGACACCGCGTCGCGAGCGTCCTGGCATGCCGCCCTGCCGCTCCACGACACAGGCCTTCCGCTCTACTCCACGCTGAGCGGAGGCTGGGTCCGGGGCAGCGAGCTGACGGTGACAGGAGGGAGCGTCGAGGCGCTCCCGTCCCATGTCGCGAAGCTCACCCGCGAAGGCCACGGACTGCTGCTTGAGCTGGGGGCGGAGCTTTCTTCACCGGATGCAACGCTGCAATCCGTCCACGTCATCTCCATCGGGGAAGCCCGCGAACCCGCCGAGGCGCTCCGGCGAGCCGTCACGCTCGTCTACACGGCTGGCGCATCCGTGAACTGGAGCATCCTGTCGGGCGAGCGTGGCCGGTGTGTCCCCCTGCCCCGCTATCCGTGGCAACACGAGGCGCTGTGGCCCGGTGGCGTGAGAAACCACGAGGCACGCGGTCCCCAGCACGACTGGCTCCACCCGCTGGTCCAGACGTGTACCCGTCGCGATGGGCAAGAGGCGCGCTTCACCTCGGTGCTCTCCACCCGAAGCCATCCCGAGCTGCGCGACCATCAGGTCCAGGGACGCGTCGTCTTTCCGGGCGCTGGCTACTTCGAGATGGCCCGCGCCGCGTGCATGCTCGCCTCGGGTTCAATGGACGTTGAACTCCGTGACGTGGACATCGTCCAGATGCTCTCCATGGGTTCGGGGGAGACGACCGTCCAGGTGGACGTGAAGGGAGGCACCTTCACCATCACGAGCCAGGATGAAGAGGGACGAAGCCGTCTTCATGCGAAGGGCCAGTGCGGCCCGCTCGCCGTCGAATCGGGGAACGGAAGCGCCATGCCAGCGCTGTTCGTCGCGGGCGTGGGCGCACCCCAGGTCGGTCCGGAGGGAATGAAGGACTTCTACGCCCTGCTGAAATCGCGAGGACTCGACTATGGCCCCGCGTTCGCGCTCGTCGAACGTCTGCGCCATGACGCGCACCGCTTCCAGGCGTGGCTCAAGCCGGTGAGCGACACACGTCAGGACATCCCGCCTGCCCTGCTGGACGCCGCCTTCCATGGCCTGGCGGTGGTCGAACCTCCTGGTTCGTCGGGAGGAACATTCGTCCCCGTCGGCGTCAAACGGCTCCGTTTCCGGGGAACGCCCCGAGGCCCCACGGAGGTGCTCGGCCAGTGGAACGCCGAGGCTCCGGCCCAGGGCGTGTGGAGCTGTGACCTCCTGCTGCGAAACACCGCGGGCGACTGCATCGCGGAAGTGGAGGGCTTCCGCGTGAAGTCACTGCGGCAGGCCCCCGAGGCAGGCCCAGGCGAACAGCCCGATTCCGTGCTGGAGACCTACGTGCCCACGTGGGTTCGTGAGGAGACGCCACGAGCGGGCGAGGCACGGAAGCTCCAGGACATCAGCCGAGTGGCCGTCTTCTCGGACGCGGGTGGCCTGGGTGAAAAGCTCTGCGCCACGCTCTCGTCCCGCGGAATCCCATGGGTGCAGGTGCTCGCAGGCGAGCAGTCACACCGCGTCGACGACACCACGTTCGTCATCGCGCCCACGGCTCCCGGAAGCGTCCTGCCCCACGCCCTCGAAGCGTGCTCCCACGCCGTCTATCTCTGGGCCCTGGACGCCACCAGGCCCGAGTCAGCGCGGCGCATCGCCGACGCCATGGCGTTGACCTGCGCGGGCCCCCTGTCACTCGCCCAGGCGCTGGGTGGAATGAAGCAACAGGCTCGCATCCTCTTCGTCACCCGCAATGCCCAGCAAGTGGTGCACGCATCGAGCGTTCCGGACTCGACCCAGGCGTCGCTCTGGGGCTTTGGCCGTTCGCTAGCGCAGGAGATGCCGGAGCGGTATGGCGGCCTGCTCGACCTCGACGACGGTCCGCTTGATGCGCAGGTCGACGCACTCCTTTCCGCGCTGAGCACGGAAGCGGGAGAGGATCAACGCTGCCTGCGCGCGGGGGAGCGCTGGGTCCTGCGCCTCCAGCCAGCGCCGCTTCGGGACGCCGCGGTCCCGGGCCCCGTGGAGCTGCGCGAGGACGGGCACTACCTCATCACCGGAGGACTCGGAGACATCGGCCTCCTGGTCGCCGAGTGGATGGCCCGGTCCAAGGCCGGACATGTCACCCTGGTGGGCCGCCGGGCCCCCGACACCGCGAAGCAGGCACGAATCGACGCCATGCGAGCCCAGGGGCTCCAGGTCCATGTCCTCCAGGCGGACATCACCGACCGGGAGCAGGTGCTCGCGTTGGTGAAGAAGCTCCAGGGTCCGCCCCTGCGTGGCGTCATCCACGCGGCGGCCGAGCTGGCGGACGGGCTCATTCGGCAGCACACGTGGGAGTCCTTCTCCCGGGCCTTCGCCGCGAAGGTGCAAGGTGCCTTGTGGCTGGACCAGGCAACGCGCACCCACGCGCTCGATTTCTTCTGGATATTCTCCTCGGCCAGCGCCGTGCTGGGCTCGGCGGGACAGAGCAACTACGCGGCGGCGAACACATGGCTGGACGCGCTGGCCATTGAACGACGCGCTACGGGGCTGCCCGCCACCAGCATCAACTGGGGCCCTTGGGCGGGCACCGGCTTGATGGCCCAGGCCGGTGAGCGGCAGGGAATGGAGCGCCGGGGCGTGTCGCTCATCGCCCCCGAGCGCGGCATCGAATGCCTGCCCTGGCTGCTGGACGCCACAGCGCCTCAAGTCGTCATCGGCCGGTTCACCTGGTCCAAGCTGGCCACCCTGCTCCGCACGTCCAGGTTCGGCTGGCTGGCCGCGCTGGGCGGAGCCGGGGAGGAGGCCCCTGGCGCGCTCGCGCGCGGCATGCTCGACGGACTTCCCGCGGGCGAGCGGCGCGAGGCGCTCACGGCCCTCATCCTGCGGCTGGCGGCGCAACTGCTCCCTGGCAACCGCGCCGCCAACGAGATTCACCCCGAGCGGGCCCTCTTCGAGCTGGGGCTCGACTCGCTGGCGGCGCTGCACCTGAAGGACGGTCTCCAGCGCGAGCTGTCGCACGAACTCCCCTCGGTGGTGGTCTTCGACAGTCCGACCATCTCGGAGCTGGCGACGCACTTGCTGAAGTCCATCTGGGGCGAAGCCACCGAGGCGCCCCCAGCAAGTCTTCCCACCCGGGCCACACCGCCTGACACTCGCGACGACGAACGGCTGGTGCAGGAGATCGCGGGGCTGACCGAAGACGAATTCGACCAAGAGGTCGACGACCTTCTGCGAGACGTGCAGTGA
- a CDS encoding PAS domain-containing sensor histidine kinase, translated as MTRGTMAAQVTEGESLQFALDDIKDYAIFMVDLEGRIASWNAGAERSKGYSAQEIVGKPFSILFAPEDIQSGQPAREMRLALERGVYMGEGVRVRKDGSRFDAEVTLRLLLDDAGQPRGFVKVTRDITERKRAQEAERKRIEFEKELIGIVSHDLRNPLNAILLSATQLLRRQEMDALQARGLVRIVSSAERAARLIGDLLDFTQARLGDGLAIHRRPTDLQGLALQVVEEVRLSNPGREVQMEHSGDGTGNWDMDRIAQLLVNLLSNALKYGASDRPVRLITRGDADGSVDIEVHNWGEPIPPGELPYLFERLSRGPSVTGKPQGGIGLGLFIANQVVRAHEGTIQVFSSRENGTTFTVRLPRQAS; from the coding sequence ATGACCAGGGGCACGATGGCCGCGCAAGTCACGGAGGGAGAGTCGCTCCAGTTCGCCCTGGATGACATCAAGGACTACGCCATCTTCATGGTTGACCTTGAGGGGCGCATCGCGAGTTGGAACGCGGGCGCGGAGCGAAGCAAGGGATACAGCGCGCAGGAGATTGTCGGCAAGCCCTTCAGCATTCTCTTTGCGCCCGAGGACATCCAGAGCGGGCAACCCGCGCGCGAGATGCGCTTGGCGCTCGAACGAGGCGTCTACATGGGCGAGGGTGTACGCGTCCGGAAGGATGGCTCTCGCTTCGATGCGGAGGTGACGCTGCGACTTCTCTTGGACGATGCCGGCCAACCTCGTGGCTTCGTCAAGGTGACCCGGGACATCACAGAGCGCAAACGAGCCCAGGAGGCCGAGCGAAAGCGCATCGAATTCGAGAAGGAGCTCATTGGCATCGTGAGCCACGACCTGCGCAATCCCCTCAACGCGATCCTGCTCTCCGCCACCCAGCTCCTGCGTCGTCAGGAGATGGACGCCCTACAGGCCCGGGGCCTCGTCAGAATCGTCTCCTCGGCGGAGCGAGCGGCGCGGCTGATTGGCGACCTGCTCGACTTCACCCAGGCTCGCCTCGGGGATGGCTTGGCCATCCATCGAAGACCCACCGACCTTCAAGGGCTTGCCCTGCAGGTGGTGGAAGAGGTGCGCCTGAGCAATCCCGGAAGAGAAGTACAGATGGAACACAGCGGTGATGGCACGGGGAACTGGGACATGGACCGTATTGCGCAGTTGCTCGTCAATCTCCTCAGCAATGCGCTGAAGTATGGAGCGAGTGACCGCCCCGTGCGACTGATAACCCGAGGGGACGCTGATGGCAGCGTGGACATCGAGGTCCACAACTGGGGCGAGCCGATTCCTCCCGGTGAACTCCCGTACTTGTTCGAGCGACTGTCGCGAGGGCCCAGCGTGACGGGCAAGCCCCAGGGAGGTATTGGGCTGGGCCTTTTCATCGCCAATCAGGTCGTGCGTGCTCACGAAGGCACCATTCAGGTGTTCTCAAGCAGGGAGAATGGCACGACGTTCACCGTCCGACTGCCTCGCCAAGCTTCGTGA